The genome window CCTTGTCCGCTTGACCACAGGACAGGAGTTGGTGAGCATCATCGGCGATTCGTATGCTTTCTCATTCGACTATGATGAGCCTATGTCGAATGATGAAATGGAACTTATCAGTGAGTTCCTCCAAGCTGCCCAAGACTGGGGTGATATCTGGGATGAGCTTGAGGCAGGCGCTCGCGTGAAAGTAGCCTTCGAAATGGGGCAGACGATTCAGGAGTTGGACCGGGCCGGGTTCTGGGTTTTCGGCGGGCGGGAGGTTCAACGGCTGGAAGGTGGGGTGGGGAGCCCATCCCCATGGCCTGTGGCCATTCTCCGCGTCGTGCGCTCCACCAATCCCGAGACTGTTGAGGAGCATCGACAGACCGAAACCTGAGCCAGGTGGCAACGGCAAGTCCTGCTTCTTGGGGCGAAGTTTCCCAATCCGTCCACACACTCAGGGAGGCGTATCGACATGATGACCGGCCAGGACTACCGCCAGTCGATCCTGCGTCTCAAGCCCAAGGCCTACATGTTTGGGCGGGAGATCGAGGACCTCGGCGCCTATGGCTTTACCGACGCCAACCTGCGAGGGATCGCCGAGACCTACGACATGGCCAGAGACCCCGCTCTCGAGCCACTCTTCGTCACCACGTCCCACCTCAGCGGGCGGCCGATCAGCCGCTACACCCACATCCACCAGTCATCCGAGGATCTGATGGCCCGGATCAAGGTGGCCCGCCAGGTCTGCCGGCGGACCGGCGTCTGTCTCGGACGGTGTGGCGCCGACTCGCTCAACGCCCTCTGGGCGACCACCTACGACATCGACGCGAAGCTGGGCACCGAGTATCATCGGCGGTTCAAGGACTTCCTGCGGCGGGTTCAGGACGAGGACCTCGTCACCACCCTGGCCCTCACCGACCCCAAGGGCGACCGCGGCCTGAGGGCGGCTCAACAGCCGGACCGCGACGCCTACGTCCGCATCGTCGAGCGAAGGCCCGACGGCATCGTCGTCAGGGGGGCCAAGGCGATGATTGCCGGGGCCACCGCGGCCCATGAGATCCTGGTTCACCCCGGTACCGGTTTCGGGTCAGACGAGGCGGACTACGCCGTCGCCTTCGCCATCCCCAACCACACTCCAGGCCTCTACCACGTGGTCGACCGGCAGGCGTCCGACGAGCGGAAGAACGAGCCATCCTGGGACCAGGGCAATGTCCGCTATGGCTCCCTTGAGGCCCTGATCGTCTTCGACGATGTCTTCGTCCCTAACGAGCGGGTCTTCATGGCCGGCGAGGCCGAGTTCGCCGCCGACTGCGTCGGCCGTTTCGCCCTCCTCCACCGGGTGGTCCTGGCCGGCTGCCTGGCCGGCTGCGGCGACGTCCTGACCGGGGCGACGGCCCTGGTCGCCGAGGCCAACGGCCTGGCCAAGCCGATGCGGGACCAGCTGGCCGAGATGACCTACTATTCCGAGGCCCTTTATGCCGGAGCCCTCGGGGCCTGCAGCCAACCGCAGAAGACGGCCTCGGGGGCGGTCTTCCCGGATCCGCTGCTGGCCAACGTATCCAAGTGGCACATCTCCTGGATGCCCTACGAAATCCAGAAGCGGGCCGAGGAGGTCACCGGCGGCAGCCTCGCCTGCATGCCCTCCCAGGCCGACCTGGAAAGCGAAGCGGTCGGCCCGGCCGTCCGCAAGTACCTGCAGGGAACGGCGGCCGTACCCGTCGAGGCCAGGATGCGGGCCATCCGGCTGGTCGAGAATCTGGTCGCCGGGCCAGGACGGCTGGGGTCGCTGTGCATGCACGGGGCCGGTTCGCCGGCCGCCGCTCGGATCACGGTCAGGGCCCTGTCGGACATCGAAAAGAAGAAGGGCCTGGCCAAGCACCTGGCCGGGCTGGACGGGTGAGCGAGCGAATGGGGTGGGCACCGGCCATGACGACCGAGGCCGGTCCCCTCACCGTCGCCGGCCTCACGATCGAGCCCGGGCGGGCCGCCGCCGGCTGGCTGCCGGTTGAGGGGCTCCCCGACCAGCGCCTGCCGCTGATGGTCAGCAATGGGGCCGGGCCCGGCCCACGGCTCGGCGTCACCGCGGGGATGCACGCGGCCGAGTATTGCGGGATCGAGGCGGCCACCCGGCTGACAAGGATGATCGACCCCACAGAACTCGCGGGGTCGATCGTGGTCGTGCCCATTGTCAACTTCGCCGGGTTCTGCCGGCGGACCGAGTACGTCTCGCCTCTGGACGGCCACGACCTGCACGCCGCCTTTCCCGGGCGGGACGACGGCCTGCCCTCGGAGCGGGTGGCGGCGACCATCGTCCGCCACGTCATCGCCCCGGCCGCCGCCTACCTCGACCTGCACGGCGGGGATCTGACCGAAGCCCTGGCGCCCTTCACCATTTACGACCGGGCCGCCGACCCGGCCATCGCCGCCGCCTCAAGGGCCCTCGGTGAGGTC of Bacillota bacterium contains these proteins:
- a CDS encoding 4-hydroxyphenylacetate 3-hydroxylase N-terminal domain-containing protein; translation: MMTGQDYRQSILRLKPKAYMFGREIEDLGAYGFTDANLRGIAETYDMARDPALEPLFVTTSHLSGRPISRYTHIHQSSEDLMARIKVARQVCRRTGVCLGRCGADSLNALWATTYDIDAKLGTEYHRRFKDFLRRVQDEDLVTTLALTDPKGDRGLRAAQQPDRDAYVRIVERRPDGIVVRGAKAMIAGATAAHEILVHPGTGFGSDEADYAVAFAIPNHTPGLYHVVDRQASDERKNEPSWDQGNVRYGSLEALIVFDDVFVPNERVFMAGEAEFAADCVGRFALLHRVVLAGCLAGCGDVLTGATALVAEANGLAKPMRDQLAEMTYYSEALYAGALGACSQPQKTASGAVFPDPLLANVSKWHISWMPYEIQKRAEEVTGGSLACMPSQADLESEAVGPAVRKYLQGTAAVPVEARMRAIRLVENLVAGPGRLGSLCMHGAGSPAAARITVRALSDIEKKKGLAKHLAGLDG
- a CDS encoding succinylglutamate desuccinylase/aspartoacylase family protein — translated: MTTEAGPLTVAGLTIEPGRAAAGWLPVEGLPDQRLPLMVSNGAGPGPRLGVTAGMHAAEYCGIEAATRLTRMIDPTELAGSIVVVPIVNFAGFCRRTEYVSPLDGHDLHAAFPGRDDGLPSERVAATIVRHVIAPAAAYLDLHGGDLTEALAPFTIYDRAADPAIAAASRALGEVYDFGFIASSTMDGAPYAHASRTGKPAIIAEAGQQGIYDEAVVQGHLAGLQNVLRRLGMLPGEPVKRRETEDAGELLWIRSEAEGTFHPRVRVGERVNSGHLLAETRDFFGRPTGEIRAPADALVLWMMTALAMPKGVTLVGMGVPGFNPRTRTQPTGVQQL